Proteins co-encoded in one Uloborus diversus isolate 005 chromosome 9, Udiv.v.3.1, whole genome shotgun sequence genomic window:
- the LOC129229827 gene encoding DNA excision repair protein ERCC-5 homolog, with the protein MGVLGLWQLLAPVGQPVTLESLENKIFAVDISIWLNQALKGYRDSQGGSVPNAHLLSLFSRLCKLLFYKIKPIIVFDGGFPELKRQTIYNRHQRRATVKQNTRNLGLKILANYVEMQSMNKGKSDKVVLNTKEKARDEIFKLPPLPENNFDGEYESSSFGEAEEVKFGNFSREDIKYLNQIDLDSDDFNCLPPDVKQEILSTLKESRKHRTWDQYEELPEESNEFSKHQMKCLLKRRNIQSKLERVQKEIREINSAEFVSNYTSDHVIGETNKIMSDDCSYYVLLKKMIRKNETSSKKNVTDEASSASVMLDTKNLFIKDMENIDVDAVENEVDVKVSDVKIKEENFSSISYEDDEDVDNPPLQEAIITSLKEVKKADESDSLSSESEMLPPDSSIEQKEIVFKLGENLHKNKSAISSAFDLKPCLVSAEVNEVDLEGKESSVNQVCDDEVQILPETNESGFQTKKLLDETVSIESSSEEELIPCDEIDGDEIVIPKQNTKCEKITQPEDINSDFKNVADDVFDSSSVTQLSAIKNTPDFDIVEKCTATSSGNETLSENVHEESRQVSTSDTKQLTAEESFDNLELQEHLESATALLEAEKAKLDRQSNTVEAHMVEECKELLKLFGIPYVVSPLEAEAQCAFFDSIDLTNGTITDDSDVWLFGGKRVYKNFFTQQKFVEFYKDKEVFSHFGLTREKLINFALLTGSDYTLGIEGVGPVTAMEIISEFSGEGIDALHKFKEWWNEAKVHANPPKNKIRAKLLKLDLPANFPEDNVVDAYLNPEVDSSAEKFSWGRPDLDALRDYARERFGWNKSKVDDALLPVIKKLNERTTQSHLDSFFTMNLKKTD; encoded by the coding sequence ATGGGAGTTTTAGGTCTTTGGCAGCTTTTGGCTCCGGTTGGGCAACCAGTGACTTTGGAatctttggaaaacaaaatatttgctgTTGATATTAGCATTTGGTTGAACCAGGCGTTAAAAGGTTATCGAGACTCTCAAGGCGGATCTGTGCCAAATGCACATTTATTGAGTTTATTTAGTCGATTATGCAAATTactgttttataaaataaaacctaTTATTGTCTTTGACGGGGGATTTCCTGAATTGAAGAGGCAAACCATATACAATAGACATCAAAGAAGGGCTACAGTGAAACAAAATACTCGCAATTTAGGACTGAAAATCTTAGCTAACTACGTAGAGATGCAAAGTATGAACAAAGGAAAAAGTGACAAAGTAGttttaaatacaaaagaaaagGCGCGTGATGAAATTTTCAAGCTACCCCCACTGCCTGAGAACAATTTTGATGGTGAATATGAAAGTTCTAGTTTCGGAGAAGCAGAAGAAGTAAAATTCGGTAATTTCAGCCGAGAAGATATAAAATACTTGAATCAAATCGATCTTGATTCTGACGATTTTAACTGTCTCCCTCCTGATGTTAAGCAGGAAATCTTAAGCACTCTGAAAGAAAGTAGAAAGCATCGCACGTGGGATCAATATGAAGAACTTCCGGAGGAgtcaaatgaattttcaaaacatcaaatgAAGTGCTTGTTGAAGAGACGTAACATTCAAAGTAAATTAGAGCGGGTGCAAAAAGAAATTAGGGAAATCAATTCAGCTGAGTTTGTTTCCAACTATACCAGTGATCATGTGATTggagaaacaaataaaattatgtcTGATGATTGTTCGTATTATgttcttttgaagaaaatgattAGGAAAAATGAAACAAGCTCTAAGAAAAATGTCACTGATGAAGCAAGCTCTGCATCAGTAATGCTTgatacaaaaaatttatttattaaagataTGGAAAACATTGATGTTGATGCAGTAGAAAATGAAGTAGATGTTAAAGTTTCAGATgtaaaaattaaagaagaaaatttttcttctattagttatgaagatgatgaagatgtTGATAACCCACCTCTACAAGAGGCAATAATAACATCTCTTAAAGAAGTTAAAAAGGCTGATGAGTCTGATAGCCTTAGTTCAGAGTCAGAAATGTTGCCGCCTGATTCTTCAATAGAACAGAAAGAGATTGTTTTCAAATTAGGAGAAAATCTGCACAAGAATAAATCAGCTATAAGTTCTGCCTTTGATTTAAAGCCCTGTCTTGTTTCAGCAGAAGTAAATGAAGTTGATTTAGAAGGGAAAGAAAGCTCAGTTAATCAAGTTTGTGATGACGAAGTTCAAATTTTGCCTGAAACAAATGAATCAGGCTTTCAAACTAAGAAGTTATTGGATGAAACTGTCAGCATAGAATCATCTAGTGAAGAAGAGCTTATACCATGTGATGAAATTGATGGTGATGAAATCGTCATTCCAAAGCAAAATACAAAATGTGAGAAAATTACTCAGCCAGAAGATATTAactctgattttaaaaatgttgctgaTGATGTGTTTGACTCAAGTTCAGTTACACAATTAAGTGCAATAAAAAATACCCCTGATTTTGATATAGTAGAGAAATGTACTGCTACTTCTTCTGGAAATGAAACATTAAGTGAAAATGTTCATGAAGAAAGTCGGCAGGTTTCAACTAGTGATACCAAACAGTTGACCGCTGAAGAGAGTTTTGACAATTTGGAATTGCAAGAACACCTTGAATCTGCTACTGCTTTGCTTGAGGCAGAAAAAGCAAAATTAGATCGCCAGTCCAACACAGTAGAAGCCCACATGGTTGAAGAATGTAAAGAGCTTTTGAAACTCTTTGGAATACCATACGTCGTTAGCCCTTTGGAAGCTGAGGCACAATGTGCTTTCTTTGATAGCATTGACTTGACAAATGGAACGATTACAGATGACAGTGATGTGTGGCTATTTGGAGGAAAAAGagtttacaaaaatttttttactcaacAAAAATTTGTCGAGTTCTACAAAGATAAAGAAGTGTTTTCCCATTTTGGATTGACACGGGAAAAGCTCATTAATTTTGCACTTCTCACTGGAAGTGATTATACTCTTGGAATTGAAGGCGTAGGGCCAGTGACTGCTATGGAAATTATTAGTGAGTTTAGTGGAGAAGGAATCGATGCTCTTCATAAATTTAAAGAATGGTGGAATGAAGCAAAAGTACATGCTAACccaccaaaaaacaaaattagAGCAAAACTCCTCAAGCTAGATCTGCCTGCTAACTTTCCTGAGGATAATGTTGTTGATGCTTACTTAAATCCTGAAGTTGATAGCTCTGCTGAAAAGTTTTCTTGGGGTCGTCCAGATTTAGATGCCTTACGAGATTACGCAAGAGAGAGATTTGGTTGGAATAAAAGTAAAGTCGACGATGCTTTGCTTCCGGTAATTAAAAAGTTGAATGAACGGACTACACAGTCTCACTTGGATAGTTTCTTCaccatgaatttgaaaaaaacagaCTGA
- the LOC129229926 gene encoding programmed cell death protein 5-like: MDDEELQILRAKRLAELQGQHNPGAPGNQAAAEEQKAKEEEFRNTILTQVLSKEARSRLSTISIAKPENGKMLENMIINMARTGQIRSQLDDKEFVHLLEEVNRQIKHNTPTVKFDRRRAAVDSDDDY, translated from the exons ATGGACGACGAGGAATTGCAAATCCTTCGAGCTAAACGTTTAGCAGAGCTGCAAGGACAGCACAATCCA GGTGCTCCTGGAAACCAAGCAGCAGCAGAAGAGCAAAAAGCGAAGGAAGAGGAGTTTAGAAATACTATTTTGACTCAAGTACTATCAAAAGAAGCTCGAAGTCGAT TGAGCACAATTTCTATTGCAAAGCCAGAAAATGGTAAAATGTTAGAAAATATGATAATCAACATGGCTCGAACAGGTCAAATACGATCACAG CTTGATGATAAAGAATTTGTTCATCTTTTGGAAGAAGTGAATCGTCAAATCAAACATAATACTCCCACTGTTAAG TTTGACAGAAGAAGAGCTGCTGTAGATTCAGATGATGATTATTGA